Genomic segment of bacterium:
TCTCTCGATGGCCCGCACGCAGGACCCCAATTCGGGCGGCTCGCAGTTCTTCATCTGCCACGGCAGCCCCGGTCATCTCGACGGCCAGTACACCGTCTTCGGCAAGGTCATCAAAGGGCTGGAAGTGGTGGACAAGGTGGCCGAGGTTCCCGTCGGCGGCCCGCAAAGTTCCACGCCGCAACAGCCCGTCTTCATGAAGTCGGTGAAGATTGTTTCCCGCGCCGAAGGAATGAGCAAGTAGATCCGGTCGAAAGGAGACCCGACCTTGTCCGACAAGAAATTCCTGCTCGTGGTCGAGGACGACGGTGCGCTGTGCGCGCAGCTTGGCATGATCGTCGAGTATTTCGGCTACGAATCCGCGCTGGCCGGAACCTGCGCCGAAGCCCGCCAGAAGTTCAAGGAGCGCAAACCCGACGCGGTGCTCTCCGATCTCTATCTTCCCGACGGCACCGGAGTCGAGCTGCTGCACGAGTTCCACGAAACGGACGGTAACCTGCCGGTGATCATTCTCACCGGCTTCCCGTCGCCCGAGACGATCCGCCAGACCCTGATCGAGGGCGGCTACACCTACCTCGCCAAGCCGGTGGACCTCGTTCAGCTTCGCAACCTGCTGAAGCGCGCACTCGGCGAAAACTGACGGCCCCTGTAACAACCGATCGCGGGCAGGACCCTCGCGTCCTGCCCGCCGTATTTGTCTGACGTGTTGTCTCTGCGTTACAATATCCACATGGTCTAATATCCATGGAAGACTTTGTTAGAAAATGGCTGTTTGATCCGGTGATCGGACGGCTGGTGACCGTCGCGATCGGAGTGATTGTCGTCGTGGTGGTGGTGCGCATTCTTCATCGCACCCTCGGACGCTACGTCCGCGACACCGACACCCGCTACCGCGCGCGCAAGTTCATCACCTTCTCCGGCTACATTCTGGCGGCGCTGGTCATCGTCACCGTCTATTCCAGCCGGCTGGCCGGTTTGCACGTCGCGTTCGGAGTCGTCGGCGCGGGCATCGCCTTCGCTCTGCAGGAAGTGATTGTCAGCGTGGCCGGCTGGTTCGCCGTCATGTTCTCGGGATTCTATAAGACCGGCGACCGCGTCCAGCTCGGCGGCATCAAGGGCGACGTCATTGACATCGGTATCCTCCGCACCACGCTCATGGAAGTCGGCCAGTGGGTGCAGGGTGATCTCTATAACGGCCGCGTGGTACGCGTCGCCAACAGTTTCGTCTTTAAAGAGCCGGTGTTTAACTATTCGGGCGAGTTTCCGTTCCTGTGGGATGAAATCACTCTCCCGATTCGCTATGGCAGCGACTACCGCTACACGCAGCAGATCATCCAGCGCGCCGCCGAGGAGCTGGTCGGAGACTACGCCGGTTTCGCCGAGGAGGCGTGGGAAACCCTTGTGCGCAAATACCGCATCGAAGACGCGCGCGTGACTCCGATGGTTTCGCTGACCGCCGACGCCAACTGGATGACCTTCACGCTGCGCTATGTGGTAGACTACAAGAAACGACGCACCACCAAGGATGAGCTTTTCTTCCGCGTCGTGGAAGAAATCGAAAAGACGAACGGCCGCGTGCGGATCGCTTCGGCGGCGATGGAGATTACAATGCTCGAACCGGCCGTTCCCTCGTCGAACACGGATATTATCTGAACTGCGCAATCCCGTTTAACAGGGCTTTCTAATTTCTCATTTCTGATTTCTGATTGTGTCTTTCTCCCCCGACATTCCTCCCGCCTATCGCGCGCTCTATGACGCGGCCGGGCCGGTCGTGCGTTTCCGGCTCGTGCGCGATGTGTTAGACCGCGACGAGAGCTACCTTCAAACGGCCCATCTGGCTCTCGATTTGCCGCGCCTGCCCGAAACGGAAGCCATCATCACCGCTCAGGAACTCGACGGCTCGTGGAACGGTCTGCTGTGTTCCACCGAAAACTGCGTTGCCACCGAAACCGCCGTCCTCCGCCTCTGCGAGCTGGGGCTGGAAGAGCATGACTCCATCCGGGCATGCGTCGAGAAAGCGCTCGTGCCGACGCTGCTCGGTGAGGACATCCTCTGGGAATTCAGCCGCGCAGCCGACGACGACAACTTGCGTCCAATGGCGCGGCGGATCGTTCGCGACAAAACGCTGCGGCTGCTCACGCGGGCCACGCGCTCCCTTGACGAGATGCTGAGGCCCGTCATGGAAGCGCTGCTTATCGAGGGCGAGCATTTTCTCGCGTATCCGCACGCTCAAGATCAGCTTCCGCCCACCGCCGACGGCTATGCCGCCCTGTGCTGGTACAAATGGAGCGATGATGACTTTCTACGCGTGCGCAAATTCATCAAGAGACTTTTCAAACACGCGGAAGATGTGATGGGCCACTCGCTGCGCACGCCCGAGTTCTACGCTCCGCATGTCTTCCAGCTTTCCGACAAGTGGGAATATCTGTCGCGGCCGCCGCTCTTCTTTCATGAACTGGAGCTGGCCGCCCGGCTCGGCGCAGCCCGCGATCTGGCCGTCACCAAATGGCT
This window contains:
- a CDS encoding mechanosensitive ion channel family protein yields the protein MEDFVRKWLFDPVIGRLVTVAIGVIVVVVVVRILHRTLGRYVRDTDTRYRARKFITFSGYILAALVIVTVYSSRLAGLHVAFGVVGAGIAFALQEVIVSVAGWFAVMFSGFYKTGDRVQLGGIKGDVIDIGILRTTLMEVGQWVQGDLYNGRVVRVANSFVFKEPVFNYSGEFPFLWDEITLPIRYGSDYRYTQQIIQRAAEELVGDYAGFAEEAWETLVRKYRIEDARVTPMVSLTADANWMTFTLRYVVDYKKRRTTKDELFFRVVEEIEKTNGRVRIASAAMEITMLEPAVPSSNTDII
- a CDS encoding response regulator, producing MSDKKFLLVVEDDGALCAQLGMIVEYFGYESALAGTCAEARQKFKERKPDAVLSDLYLPDGTGVELLHEFHETDGNLPVIILTGFPSPETIRQTLIEGGYTYLAKPVDLVQLRNLLKRALGEN